A portion of the Elephas maximus indicus isolate mEleMax1 chromosome 13, mEleMax1 primary haplotype, whole genome shotgun sequence genome contains these proteins:
- the NMB gene encoding neuromedin-B isoform X1 produces MARRAGGARLLGGLLLFALLAAGAARLSWDLPEPRSRASKIRVHPRGNLWATGHFMGKKSPEAPSPSSLRAAPHISLRDQRLQLSHDLLRIVLLKKALDMSLGDPGPRTQEAAGTHTAEVMQIMGQTRRGGLDCAHPGKVLNGTLVVAPSGCRSWDQISVTPLL; encoded by the exons ATGGCCCGGCGGGCGGGGGGCGCTCGGCTGCTGGGTGGCCTCCTGCTCTTCGCTCTGCTCGCCGCCGGCGCCGCCCGGCTCAGCTGGGACCTCCCGGAGCCCCGCAGCCGCGCCAGCAAGATCCGAGTGCACCCGCGGGGCAACCTCTGGGCGACCG GTCACTTCATGGGCAAGAAGAGCCCCGAGGCCCCCAGCCCATCCTCTTTGAGAGCTGCACCCCACatctccctgagggaccagaGACTGCAGCTGAGTCATGATCTGCTCAGGATCGTCCTGTTAAAGAAAGCCCTAGACATGAGCCTTGGTGACCCAGGACCCCGTACCCAG GAGGCTGCTGGCACACATACTGCAGAAGTGATGCAAATAATGGGGCAGACACGACGCGGCGGCTTAGATTGTGCCCACCCAGGGAAGGTGCTTAATGGGACGCTGGTAGTGGCCCCATCTGGATGTAGATCCTGGGATCAGATCTCTGTAACTCCATTACTGTGA
- the NMB gene encoding neuromedin-B isoform X2 has translation MARRAGGARLLGGLLLFALLAAGAARLSWDLPEPRSRASKIRVHPRGNLWATGHFMGKKSPEAPSPSSLRAAPHISLRDQRLQLSHDLLRIVLLKKALDMSLGDPGPRTQYRRLLAHILQK, from the exons ATGGCCCGGCGGGCGGGGGGCGCTCGGCTGCTGGGTGGCCTCCTGCTCTTCGCTCTGCTCGCCGCCGGCGCCGCCCGGCTCAGCTGGGACCTCCCGGAGCCCCGCAGCCGCGCCAGCAAGATCCGAGTGCACCCGCGGGGCAACCTCTGGGCGACCG GTCACTTCATGGGCAAGAAGAGCCCCGAGGCCCCCAGCCCATCCTCTTTGAGAGCTGCACCCCACatctccctgagggaccagaGACTGCAGCTGAGTCATGATCTGCTCAGGATCGTCCTGTTAAAGAAAGCCCTAGACATGAGCCTTGGTGACCCAGGACCCCGTACCCAG TACAGGAGGCTGCTGGCACACATACTGCAGAAGTGA
- the SEC11A gene encoding signal peptidase complex catalytic subunit SEC11A produces the protein MLSLDFLDDVRRMNKRQLYYQVLNFGMIVSSALMIWKGLMVITGSESPIVVVLSGSMEPAFHRGDLLFLTNRVEDPIRVGEIVVFRIEGREIPIVHRVLKIHEKQNGHIKFLTKGDNNAVDDRGLYKQGQHWLEKKDVVGRARGFVPYIGIVTILMNDYPKFKYAVLFLLGLFVLVHRE, from the exons CTTTATTATCAAGTCCTAAATTTTGGAATGATTGTCTCCTCAGCACTAATGATCTGGAAGGGGTTAATGGTAATAACTGGAAGTGAAAGTCCAATTGTAGTGGTGCTCAG tggcaGCATGGAACCTGCATTTCACAGAGGAGATCTTCTCTTTCTGACAAATCGAGTTGAAGATCCCATAAGAGTGGGagaaattgttgtttttaggaTAGAAGGAAGAGAGATTCCTATAGTTCACCGCGTCTTGAAAATTCATGAAAA GCAAAATGGACATATCAAGTTTTTGACCAAAGGAGATAATAATGCGGTTGATGACCGAGGCCTCTATAAACAAGGACAACATTGGCTAGAGAAAAAAGATGTCGTGGGAAGAGCGAGGGG atttGTTCCTTACATTGGAATTGTGACGATCCTTATGAATGACTATCCTAAATTTAAG TATGCAGTCCTCTTTTTACTGGGTTTATTTGTGCTGGTCCATCGAGAGTAA